From one Drosophila subpulchrella strain 33 F10 #4 breed RU33 chromosome 3L, RU_Dsub_v1.1 Primary Assembly, whole genome shotgun sequence genomic stretch:
- the LOC119555309 gene encoding facilitated trehalose transporter Tret1 isoform X2, with product MVHTSTSNDSRKVTQYVAALAAAGGALACGTVLGWTSPAETEIVELGNGYSFPVDKDQFSWVGSAMTLGAACVCIPIGFLINLIGRKWTMLFLVLPFILGWAMLIWAANVGMLYASRFILGIAGGAFCVTAPMYTGEIAQKEIRGTLGSYFQLMITIGILFVYAVGAGVDIFWVSVICGLLPLIFGAIFFFMPESPTYLVAKDRSENAIKSIQWLRGKEYDYEPELAELRENDRETKANKVNVWAALNRPVTRKALAISMGLMFFQQVCGINAVIFYASRIFMEANTGIGAQWASILIGIMQVVATFVSTLVVDKLGRRILLLASGIAMALSTTAIGVYFYLQKQDKTQVESLGWLPVASLCIFIIMFSMGYGPVPWLMMGELFATDIKGFAGSLAGTSNWLLAFVVTKTFVNLNNSLGIGGTFWLFAGLTVLGVIFVFFAVPETKGKSLTEIQQELAGNRPTPQAIPAEK from the exons ATGGTGCACACGTCGACGTCGAACGATTCCCGGAAGGTGACGCAATATGTGGCCGCATTGGCAGCAGCTGGTGGCGCCCTGGCCTGCGGTACCGTCTTGGGCTGGACATCCCCGGCCGAAACGGAGATAGTGGAACTCGGCAATGGATACAGTTTCCCCGTCGATAAGGACCAGTTCTCTTGGGTGGGATCGGCCATGACCTTGGGTGCCGCCTGTGTGTGCATCCCCATTGGTTTCCTCATCAACCTAATTGGCCGCAAGTGGACCATGTTGTTCCTGGTCCTGCCCTTCATCCTCGGCTGGGCCATGCTCATCTGGGCGGCCAATGTGGGTATGCTCTACGCCTCCCGTTTTATCCTGGGTATTGCCGGCGGTGCCTTCTGTGTGACCGCTCCCATGTACACGGGTGAGATTGCCCAGAAGGAAATTCGCGGTACGCTGGGCAGCTACTTCCAGCTGATGATAACCATTGGTATCCTCTTTGTCTACGCCGTCGGGGCTGGCGTGGACATCTTCTGGGTGAGCGTCATCTGCGGCCTTCTGCCCCTCATCTTCGGTGCCATCTTCTTCTTCATGCCGGAATCGCCCACCTACTTG GTTGCCAAAGATCGGTCGGAGAACGCCATCAAGTCCATTCAATGGCTGCGTGGCAAGGAGTACGACTACGAGCCAGAACTTGCGGAGCTGCGTGAAAACGATCGGGAAACCAAGGCGAACAAGGTCAATGTGTGGGCTGCTCTGAACCGCCCCGTCACCCGCAAGGCTTTGGCCATCAGCATGGGTCTTATGTTCTTCCAGCAGGTTTGCGGCATCAACGCTGTTATTTTCTACGCATCGAGGATCTTCATG GAAGCCAATACCGGCATCGGAGCCCAGTGGGCATCGATCCTGATCGGCATCATGCAGGTGGTGGCCACCTTCGTCTCCACCCTGGTGGTGGACAAGCTGGGCCGTCGCATCCTGCTGCTGGCCTCCGGAATCGCCATGGCCCTGTCCACCACCGCCATCGGAGTGTACTTCTATCTGCAAAAGCAGGACAAGACCCAAGTGGAGAGCCTGGGCTGGCTCCCAGTGGCCAGCTTGTGCATCTTCATCATCATGTTCTCGATGGGCTACGGCCCGGTGCCGTGGCTGATGATGGGCGAGCTCTTCGCCACCGACATCAAGGGATTCGCTGGTTCGCTGGCCGGAACATCCAACTGGCTGCTGGCCTTCGTGGTGACCAAGACGTTCGTGAACCTGAACAACAGCCTGGGCATCGGCGGAACCTTCTGGCTCTTCGCCGGCCTGACGGTTCTGGGCGTGATATTCGTTTTCTTCGCTGTCCCGGAAACAAAGGGCAAGAGTCTCACCGAGATCCAGCAGGAGTTGGCTGGCAACCGGCCGACTCCTCAAGCTATTCCCGCGGAAAAGTAA